Proteins encoded together in one Temnothorax longispinosus isolate EJ_2023e chromosome 5, Tlon_JGU_v1, whole genome shotgun sequence window:
- the Scsbetaa gene encoding uncharacterized protein Scsbetaa yields the protein MSFMISSLVGTCARRINRQLLTHKAPVVKQLVRNLEVHEHIAYGLLKKAGIPTPPFWVAKTPDEAVTLAKSLKTKDLVLKAQVLAGGRAKGQFKGSNVSGVEMCDTIEQVKELADSMIGKVLVTKQTGAAGKICNSVMVTARMFPRKEYYMAVMLERTFDGPVMIVSKQGGVNIEDVAAANPEAVAYMPIDVRKGLTSAQANSIADKLGLMGNGKEIASLVASSLYELFVEKDALLLEINPFAEDICGEYYALDCKCKFDDSADFRQKELFALKDTTQMDPKEVEAEKYNLNYIALDGNIGCMVNGAGLAMATMDIIKLYGGAPANFLDVGGTATTETVTEGFKILSSDPNVEAILVNIFGGIMRCDIIAQGIIDATKQLDLKVPIIARLQGTNVAKAKQLILDAKLKVISVDDFARAAETSVKLASMMNIAKTSDLDITFSSKSSKRKDYEKVKNISSRLSYSEFNHQSFFPMTRPTGDAPSVTVTHSTFDSARLREFRVRHAAPLCSASYFCAWETSSAIGWGPRGTEARAWQSTAVARAKMATMLSRAVSLAENLGRLSGPKIFTCKTSLMKQPVRNLNVHEHISYSLLNEAGVPTPKFGVAKTPDEAAKLAADLKTKDIVLKAQVLAGGRGKGHFKGTSVSGVKMCETPEEAKSLASQMLGKLLITKQTGEGGRICNAVMVTQRMFPRKEYYLAVMMERAFGGPVIIASSQGGVNIEEVAATNPSAIMYEPIDINKGITKEQAERIVAKLGLDNVKDYISNMIINLYQMFLKKDALLLEVNPLAEDINGNYFALDCKCRFDDNAEFRQKELFSLRDWTQEDSKEVEAAKFDLNYIALDGNIGCMVNGAGLAMATMDIIKLHGGEPANFLDVGGGASASAVKEAFKIITSDPRVHALLVNIFGGIMRCDVIAEGIIAATKELDLKIPVVVRLQGTNVDEAKALIANAGLKIVPIDDLDEAARVAVKLSTIVKLAQSENLSVNFEIPAIS from the exons ATGTCGTTCATGATATCATCCTTGGTGGGGACATGTGCGCGAAGAATAAACAGAcag CTGTTGACGCACAAGGCTCCGGTTGTCAAACAACTGGTGAGAAACTTAGAGGTACACGAGCACATCGCGTACGGCTTGTTGAAAAAAGCCGGCATTCCTACTCCGCCTTTCTGGGTGGCGAAGACGCCTGATGAAGCGGTCACTCTGGCCAAGAGTCTGAAGACAAAGGATCTCGTGCTGAAGGCGCAAGTTCTGGCTGGGGGTAGAGCGAAGGGACAGTTTAAGGGTAGCAATGTTAGCGGCGTCGAAATGTGCGACAC CATTGAACAGGTGAAGGAATTGGCGGATAGCATGATCGGCAAGGTCCTTGTGACCAAACAGACGGGTGCGGCTGGAAAGATATGCAATTCGGTGATGGTAACGGCGCGTATGTTTCCACGTAAGGAGTATTACATGGCAGTGATGTTGGAACGTACCTTCGAC GGGCCCGTGATGATCGTTTCCAAGCAAGGCGGGGTGAACATCGAGGACGTCGCCGCGGCGAATCCGGAAGCCGTAGCATACATGCCGATCGACGTGAGGAAAGGTTTAACATCCGCGCAGGCGAACAGCATTGCCGATAAACTGGGACTCATGGGGAACGGCAAGGAGATCGCGTCGCTTGTCGCCTCCAGTCTCTACGAATTGTTCGTCGAGAAGGACGCGCTGCTGCTCGAGATCAATCCATTTGCGGAAGACATCTGTGGCGAAT ATTACGCTCTGGATTGCAAATGTAAGTTCGACGACAGTGCCGATTTCCGGCAGAAGGAGCTGTTTGCGCTGAAGGACACGACCCAGATGGACCCGAAGGAGGTCGAGGCGGAGAAGTACAACTTGAATTACATAGCTCTCGACGGGAACATCGGTTGTATGGTGAACGGGGCCGGGCTAGCGATGGCCACCATGGACATTATCAAGCTGTACGGTGGGGCGCCGGCAAATTTCTTGGACGTCGGCGGCACCGCTACAACCGAAACGGTCACGGAAGGCTTCAAGATACTATCCTCGGATCcgaat GTGGAAGCTATTTTGGTGAATATTTTCGGTGGCATAATGAGATGCGATATAATCGCCCAAGGAATCATAGACGCTACTAAACAACTAGATCTGAAGGTGCCCATAATCGCACGATTACAG GGTACGAATGTAGCGAAAGCTAAACAATTGATACTAGACGCCAAGTTGAAGGTAATTTCCGTGGACGATTTCGCTCGAGCGGCTGAGACGTCTGTCAAGTTAGCATCGATGATGAATATCGCCAAGACTTCGGATTTAGATATCACTTTTAGTTCTAAATCGTCGAAGAGGAAGGATTATGAGAAAGTAAAAAAC ATCAGTTCCCGATTAAGTTATTCGGAGTTCAATCATCAGTCTTTCTTCCCGATGACTCGACCGACGGGCGACGCACCGTCAGTCACAGTCACGCACTCGACATTCGACTCCGCGAGGCTGCGTGAGTTTCGCGTGCGGCATGCGGCTCCTCTCTGCTCTGCGTCATACTTTTGCGCGTGGGAAACGTCAAGCGCGATCGGGTGGGGGCCACGAGGGACCGAAGCTCGCGCCTGGCAGTCCACGGCCGTCGCTCGGGCAAAAATGGCTACCATGTTGTCGCGGGCGGTCTCACTCGCGGAGAATCTCGGCCGACTGAGCGGCCCCAAG ATATTCACGTGCAAGACCAGCTTGATGAAGCAACCAGTCAGGAATCTGAACGTACACGAACACATTAGCTACAGTTTGCTGAATGAGGCCGGTGTGCCGACACCTAAATTCGGCGTCGCCAAAACACCCGACGAGGCAGCTAAGCTCGCCGCCGACCTGAAGACAAAGGATATCGTTCTGAAGGCCCAGGTCCTCGCCGGCGGCAGAGGAAAGGGACACTTTAAGGGGACGAGCGTCAGCGGGGTGAAGATGTGTGAAAC TCCAGAGGAGGCCAAGTCGTTGGCGAGCCAGATGCTTGGCAAATTGCTGATCACGAAACAGACTGGCGAGGGCGGCAGGATATGCAACGCCGTGATGGTCACGCAGCGCATGTTTCCCCGTAAAGAGTACTACCTTGCCGTCATGATGGAAAGAGCCTTTGGT GGTCCCGTCATAATAGCTTCCAGCCAAGGTGGGGTAAACATCGAGGAAGTCGCGGCTACGAATCCCAGTGCCATCATGTACGAACCTATCGACATCAATAAGGGAATTACAAAGGAACAGGCGGAACGCATAGTAGCGAAGCTCGGCCTGGATAACGTGAAGGATTACATTTccaatatgattataaatctTTACCAAATGTTTCTCAAGAAGGACGCTCTTCTCTTGGAAGTGAATCCTCTCGCCGAAGATATCAATGGAAATT atttcgCTCTGGATTGCAAGTGCCGGTTTGACGACAACGCCGAGTTCAGGCAAAAGGAGCTCTTTAGTCTAAGAGATTGGACTCAGGAGGATTCTAAGGAAGTCGAAGCCGCGAAATTCGACTTGAATTACATCGCGCTCGACGGTAACATAGGTTGCATGGTGAACGGAGCTGGTTTAGCCATGGCCACCATGGACATCATAAAGTTGCATGGTGGTGAACCAGCTAATTTCCTCGACGTTGGCGGTGGTGCGTCGGCTTCGGCGGTGAAAGaggcatttaaaattatcactTCTGATCCACGA GTTCACGCTCTTTTAGTTAATATCTTTGGCGGCATCATGAGGTGTGACGTTATAGCGGAGGGTATTATCGCCGCGACTAAggaattagatttaaaaattcccGTCGTCGTAAGATTGCAG GGTACTAACGTGGACGAAGCTAAGGCTCTGATCGCAAATGCGGGTTTAAAAATTGTACCAATCGACGATCTCGACGAGGCCGCCCGTGTCGCGGTAAAATTGTCGACCATCGTTAAATTAGCTCAATCCGAAAATCTCAGCGTGAACTTCGAGATACCTGCAATTTCATAG